From Deinococcus wulumuqiensis R12, one genomic window encodes:
- a CDS encoding xanthine dehydrogenase family protein molybdopterin-binding subunit, producing the protein MSAAEKKGSVGQDRVRIDGPLKVTGTAPYAFEQPAQNPAYLFPLTSTIAKGKIRSIDDSAARALPGVLEVLTHENAPNLLAKTDTELYILQNRDVHYFGEYIGAVIAETQEIARHAAGLVRVEYDAEEEDTRFRAGHPERYNPVKINTGVPADSKQGDVDRGLAEAALVVDEVYTTPYEHHNPMEMHSVIAEWDKEKLDGVLGVLGERPHLRIHDASQGVSYARLMLLPLLGLLPQQVEINSPYVGGAFGSKGIPHAQVMLTILAAKLLPGRPVKYMLTRQQMFRSVGHRLTTHQRFRLGAAEDGTLTTITHDVQQSTSRLKQFAEQTVNSTRHLYAAPHRETSTRMVPLDIGPATFMRAPGEFPGMFAQETAMDELAVKLGLDPIELRLRNQPETDPESGKPHSSHYLKECLQEGARLFGWEKRHAQPRARQEGEWLYGMGVASATYPKQMTPPTKASVAFKGGKYHVGIAAADMGTGAWTILSQIAADALQVPEEQVVLQIGHTDLPLAYLAGGSTGTYNWGSAVMVAAVNFRSRYGQTPAEGDEAEGGAHFPDEAKKYALDAYGAHFAEVKVSRVTGEVRVTRMLGVYDGGRIINPRTANSQFIGGMTMGISAALHEESYLDSRPGYGHVVNSDFAGYHIAANADAPQVEARWIEHPDPMFGPTGAKGIGEIGIVGVPAAIGNAIYNATGKRLRGLPFTPDKLVE; encoded by the coding sequence ATGAGCGCAGCAGAGAAGAAAGGCAGCGTGGGCCAGGACCGGGTCCGCATCGACGGCCCGCTGAAAGTGACCGGCACCGCGCCCTACGCCTTCGAGCAACCGGCACAGAACCCGGCGTACCTGTTTCCGCTCACCTCCACCATCGCCAAGGGCAAAATCCGCTCTATCGACGACTCGGCGGCCCGCGCCCTGCCCGGCGTCTTGGAAGTGCTGACGCACGAGAACGCCCCCAACCTGCTCGCCAAGACCGACACCGAGCTGTATATCCTGCAAAACCGCGACGTGCACTATTTCGGCGAGTACATCGGCGCGGTGATCGCCGAGACGCAGGAAATCGCCCGCCACGCCGCCGGTCTGGTGCGGGTGGAGTACGACGCCGAGGAGGAGGACACCCGCTTCCGGGCTGGGCACCCCGAGCGCTACAACCCGGTGAAAATCAACACCGGCGTGCCCGCCGACAGCAAACAGGGCGACGTGGACAGGGGGCTGGCCGAGGCCGCGCTGGTCGTGGACGAGGTGTACACCACGCCCTACGAGCACCACAACCCGATGGAAATGCACTCGGTGATTGCTGAGTGGGACAAAGAAAAGCTCGACGGTGTGCTGGGCGTGCTGGGCGAGCGGCCCCACCTGCGGATTCACGACGCCTCGCAGGGCGTGTCGTACGCGCGGCTGATGCTGCTGCCGCTGCTCGGGCTGCTGCCGCAGCAGGTGGAAATCAATTCGCCCTACGTGGGCGGGGCGTTCGGGTCCAAGGGCATTCCCCACGCGCAGGTGATGCTGACCATTCTGGCGGCCAAGCTGCTGCCGGGGCGCCCGGTCAAGTACATGCTGACCCGCCAGCAGATGTTCCGCTCGGTGGGCCACCGCCTGACCACCCATCAGCGCTTCCGGCTCGGCGCTGCGGAGGACGGCACGCTGACCACCATCACCCACGACGTGCAGCAGAGCACCAGCCGCCTCAAGCAGTTCGCCGAGCAGACCGTCAACTCGACCCGGCACCTCTACGCCGCGCCCCACCGCGAGACGAGCACCCGCATGGTGCCGCTCGACATCGGCCCGGCCACCTTCATGCGGGCGCCCGGCGAGTTTCCCGGCATGTTCGCGCAGGAAACCGCGATGGACGAGCTGGCGGTGAAACTGGGCCTGGACCCCATCGAGCTGCGGCTGCGCAACCAGCCCGAGACCGACCCGGAAAGCGGCAAGCCCCATTCCAGCCATTACCTGAAAGAGTGCCTACAGGAAGGGGCGCGGCTGTTCGGCTGGGAGAAGCGCCACGCGCAGCCCCGCGCCCGGCAGGAAGGCGAGTGGCTTTACGGCATGGGCGTGGCGAGTGCCACCTACCCCAAGCAGATGACCCCGCCCACCAAGGCCAGCGTGGCGTTTAAAGGCGGCAAATACCACGTCGGGATCGCTGCCGCCGACATGGGGACCGGCGCCTGGACGATCCTGAGCCAGATTGCCGCCGACGCCCTGCAGGTGCCCGAGGAGCAGGTCGTGCTGCAGATCGGCCACACCGACCTGCCGCTGGCGTACCTGGCGGGCGGCTCGACCGGCACCTACAACTGGGGCAGCGCGGTGATGGTGGCCGCCGTCAATTTCCGCAGCCGGTACGGACAGACCCCGGCAGAAGGCGACGAGGCCGAGGGCGGCGCCCACTTTCCCGACGAGGCCAAGAAGTACGCGCTCGACGCTTACGGCGCCCACTTTGCCGAAGTGAAGGTCAGCCGTGTGACGGGCGAAGTGCGCGTGACCCGCATGCTCGGCGTGTACGACGGGGGCCGCATCATCAACCCGCGCACCGCCAACTCGCAGTTCATCGGCGGGATGACGATGGGCATCAGCGCCGCGCTGCACGAGGAAAGTTACCTCGACTCGCGCCCTGGCTACGGGCACGTGGTCAACAGCGACTTCGCCGGCTACCACATCGCCGCCAACGCCGACGCGCCGCAGGTGGAGGCCCGCTGGATCGAGCACCCCGACCCGATGTTCGGCCCGACCGGCGCCAAGGGCATCGGTGAAATCGGCATCGTGGGGGTGCCCGCCGCCATCGGCAACGCGATCTACAACGCGACCGGCAAGCGGCTGCGCGGGCTCCCCTTCACGCCCGACAAGCTGGTGGAGTGA
- a CDS encoding aldehyde dehydrogenase iron-sulfur subunit encodes MKIPVQFTVNGEQHTLDLDPRASVLDTLRDRLGVTSVKKGCDHGQCGACTVLAGGRRVLACLCLAASYDGADIVTSEGLGSVGNLHPMQQAFLDHDGFQCGYCTPGQICSAVGALQELAEGMPSHVTPDVREAPEFTDAELRERLSGNLCRCGAYVNIVAAVREAGQAEQAQVVRPLPVASGVNV; translated from the coding sequence ATGAAGATTCCCGTCCAATTCACGGTCAATGGGGAGCAGCACACCCTCGACCTCGACCCCCGCGCCTCGGTGCTCGACACGTTGCGCGACCGCCTCGGCGTGACCTCGGTGAAAAAGGGGTGCGACCACGGGCAGTGCGGCGCCTGCACGGTGCTCGCAGGTGGCCGGCGCGTGCTGGCGTGCCTGTGCCTGGCCGCGTCCTACGACGGCGCCGACATCGTGACCAGCGAGGGGCTGGGCAGCGTGGGCAACCTTCACCCCATGCAGCAGGCATTTCTGGACCACGACGGCTTTCAGTGCGGCTACTGCACGCCGGGGCAAATCTGCTCGGCGGTGGGGGCCTTGCAGGAACTCGCCGAGGGAATGCCCAGCCACGTCACGCCCGACGTGCGGGAAGCGCCCGAATTCACCGACGCCGAACTCCGCGAGCGTCTGAGCGGCAACCTCTGCCGCTGCGGGGCCTACGTGAACATCGTCGCTGCGGTCCGTGAGGCCGGGCAGGCGGAGCAGGCGCAAGTGGTGCGCCCCCTTCCCGTCGCCAGCGGGGTGAACGTATGA
- the cobT gene encoding nicotinate-nucleotide--dimethylbenzimidazole phosphoribosyltransferase has product MAIDTGRDFSALTELLGRLTPADAGAMARARQRQAQLTKPAGALGDLEELSVRLAGVFGHERPDPRGAAVLVAAGDHGVAAEGVSAYPPEVTPAMVANFLADTPAGPGGAAVSALARTLGAEVYVLDAGVNAGLPDHPALTRAARRRGTHNLRREAAMTREETLALILAGAALAERAIDAGADFVVPGEMGIGNTTPAAALTARLLGLDPAEVTGRGTGVDDERLAHKVDVVRGALARTNVTDPLDVLAEFGGFEIAAMLGMMLATAARRRAVVLDGFVEGSAALVGVALAPALRDFLFPAGECAERGHAAQLSHLGLNPMFHLGLRLGEGTGGVLALPLLRGAAATLREMRTFEEAAVPDGSKGPDGSTGPDGSTGPGGGEG; this is encoded by the coding sequence ATGGCGATAGACACAGGACGCGACTTTTCCGCCCTCACCGAGTTGCTGGGCCGCCTGACGCCCGCCGACGCTGGCGCGATGGCCCGCGCCCGGCAGCGGCAGGCCCAGCTCACCAAACCGGCGGGGGCGCTGGGCGACCTCGAAGAACTGTCGGTGCGTCTGGCAGGGGTCTTCGGCCATGAGCGGCCCGACCCGCGCGGCGCGGCGGTGCTGGTGGCGGCGGGAGACCACGGGGTCGCCGCCGAGGGCGTCAGCGCCTACCCGCCCGAGGTCACGCCCGCGATGGTGGCGAATTTTCTGGCCGACACCCCCGCTGGGCCGGGGGGCGCGGCGGTGAGTGCCCTGGCCCGCACGCTGGGGGCCGAGGTGTACGTGCTCGACGCGGGCGTGAACGCCGGCTTGCCCGACCATCCGGCGCTGACCCGCGCGGCCCGGCGCCGGGGCACCCACAACCTGCGCCGTGAGGCCGCGATGACGCGCGAAGAAACCCTCGCCCTCATCCTGGCCGGGGCTGCGCTGGCCGAACGGGCCATAGACGCGGGCGCCGATTTCGTCGTTCCCGGCGAAATGGGCATCGGCAACACCACCCCGGCGGCGGCGCTGACCGCCCGGCTGCTGGGACTCGACCCGGCAGAGGTGACCGGGCGCGGCACCGGCGTGGACGACGAGCGGCTGGCGCACAAGGTGGACGTGGTGCGCGGCGCCCTGGCCCGCACCAACGTGACGGACCCGCTGGACGTGCTGGCCGAGTTCGGGGGTTTTGAAATCGCCGCCATGCTCGGCATGATGCTGGCGACGGCGGCGCGTCGCCGGGCGGTCGTTCTCGACGGCTTCGTGGAGGGGTCGGCGGCGCTCGTCGGGGTGGCCCTGGCCCCGGCACTGCGCGACTTTCTCTTTCCGGCAGGCGAATGTGCCGAGCGCGGGCACGCGGCGCAGCTTTCACATCTGGGCCTGAACCCCATGTTTCACCTCGGCCTGCGGCTGGGCGAAGGCACCGGCGGCGTGCTGGCCCTTCCACTCCTGCGCGGCGCGGCGGCCACCCTGCGCGAGATGCGGACCTTCGAGGAAGCGGCTGTACCAGACGGGAGCAAGGGACCAGACGGGAGCACGGGACCAGACGGGAGCACGGGACCGGGCGGGGGTGAGGGGTGA
- a CDS encoding adenosylcobinamide-GDP ribazoletransferase — MLQPGAAPVVTVLPASASPAQTHPHGWKRKQEFKALHLALAFLTTLPLPHVRDVQPGDFARASAYYPLAGYVVGGLVAGLLFLGLPLPPGVVAALGVGVWLLLTGMLHFDGLVDSADALFAMKSPAQRLDILKDVHVGAFGLATGVLALLLLWSLLGAGLPWYAPLVAAVVARMVVLMPMNAYPAARQESLGAQSRQGRWGLAFVFALPALLLPHAWIAALVALLGVTLAAAWAARRLGGGLSGDIYGLLIVLAEVLVLGFYAWNLNG; from the coding sequence GTGCTTCAGCCGGGCGCCGCTCCGGTGGTGACGGTCCTGCCCGCGTCTGCCTCGCCAGCCCAGACGCACCCACACGGCTGGAAGCGCAAACAGGAATTCAAGGCCTTGCACCTCGCGCTGGCGTTCCTGACCACGCTGCCGCTGCCGCATGTGCGCGACGTTCAGCCGGGCGATTTTGCGCGGGCGAGTGCCTACTATCCCCTGGCGGGCTACGTGGTGGGCGGGCTGGTGGCAGGGCTGCTGTTCCTGGGTCTACCGCTGCCGCCCGGCGTGGTCGCGGCGCTTGGGGTCGGGGTGTGGCTGCTGCTCACCGGGATGCTCCACTTCGACGGGCTGGTGGACAGCGCCGACGCCCTGTTCGCCATGAAAAGCCCGGCGCAGCGGCTCGACATCCTCAAAGACGTGCATGTGGGCGCCTTCGGGCTGGCGACGGGCGTGCTGGCGCTGCTGCTGCTCTGGAGCCTGCTGGGGGCGGGCCTGCCCTGGTACGCGCCGCTGGTGGCCGCCGTGGTCGCCCGCATGGTCGTGCTGATGCCCATGAACGCCTACCCCGCCGCCCGGCAGGAATCGCTCGGCGCCCAGTCGCGGCAGGGGCGCTGGGGGCTGGCCTTCGTGTTCGCGCTGCCCGCGCTGCTGCTGCCGCACGCCTGGATAGCGGCCCTCGTCGCCCTGCTCGGCGTGACGCTGGCCGCAGCCTGGGCGGCCCGGCGACTGGGCGGCGGCCTGAGCGGGGACATCTACGGCCTGCTCATCGTGCTGGCTGAGGTGCTGGTGCTGGGGTTCTACGCCTGGAATTTGAACGGCTGA
- a CDS encoding FAD-binding dehydrogenase, which produces MKTRAAQADVIVVGAGLAGLVAAAELADAGKRVLVLDQEGAQNLGGQAHWSFGGLFFVDSPEQRRLGIRDSLELARRDWETAAGFDRPEDHWPRKWAEAYLEFAAGEKREWLHRQGMRWFPGVGWAERGGAGAGLPGNSVPRFHITWGTGPGVLDPFVRRVREHERAGRVEFRFRCRVRRLNITGGAVRGVQGDVLEPSDVGRGENSSRVVVGDFDLTAQAVLVTSGGIGGNHELVRRFWPQERLGPAPDVLLSGVPRHVDGLLQQQVAAQGARLINPDRMWHYTEGVRNWDPVWPRHAIRILPGPSSLWLGPSGKRLPFPHIPGASTYDTLKHITTHRYPYTWFLLNRAIIKREFGLSGSEQNLDLTNRDLKLLAGRVGKNVSPAVQAFMDQGADFVVRDNLRDLVCGMNELTSNNLVDYETVEREVKDRDLQVQNVAGKDAQLAIVRGARAILSEKLIRVAKPAPILDPADGPLIAVRLSVLTRKSLGGLETDLQGRVVGAGGQPIPGLYAAGEVAGFGGGGYHGYRALEGTFLGGCLFGGRVAGRAIAAAL; this is translated from the coding sequence ATGAAAACGCGCGCAGCGCAAGCGGACGTGATCGTGGTGGGAGCGGGGCTGGCCGGGCTGGTGGCCGCCGCAGAACTGGCCGACGCGGGAAAGAGGGTGCTGGTCCTCGACCAGGAAGGCGCACAGAACCTGGGCGGACAGGCACACTGGTCGTTCGGGGGCCTGTTTTTCGTGGACAGTCCCGAGCAGCGGCGTCTGGGCATCCGCGACTCGCTGGAACTGGCCCGGCGTGACTGGGAAACGGCGGCGGGGTTCGACCGCCCCGAGGACCACTGGCCGAGAAAGTGGGCCGAAGCCTACCTGGAATTCGCCGCTGGCGAGAAGCGCGAGTGGCTGCACCGTCAGGGCATGCGCTGGTTCCCCGGCGTGGGCTGGGCCGAGCGCGGCGGCGCGGGCGCAGGGCTGCCGGGCAACAGCGTGCCGCGTTTTCACATCACCTGGGGCACTGGCCCCGGCGTCCTCGACCCCTTCGTGCGGCGGGTCCGCGAGCATGAGCGGGCGGGGCGGGTCGAGTTCAGATTTCGCTGTCGGGTGCGCCGCCTGAACATCACCGGTGGCGCAGTGCGCGGCGTACAGGGCGACGTGCTCGAACCCTCGGACGTGGGCCGGGGCGAAAACAGCTCGCGCGTGGTGGTGGGCGACTTCGACCTGACGGCTCAGGCGGTGCTGGTCACGTCGGGCGGCATCGGCGGCAATCACGAACTGGTGCGGCGTTTCTGGCCGCAGGAGCGCCTCGGCCCGGCGCCGGACGTCCTGCTTTCCGGGGTGCCCAGGCATGTGGACGGCCTTCTCCAGCAGCAGGTGGCGGCGCAGGGGGCGCGGCTCATCAACCCCGACCGCATGTGGCACTACACCGAGGGCGTGCGCAACTGGGACCCGGTGTGGCCCCGGCACGCCATCCGCATCCTGCCCGGCCCCAGCAGCCTGTGGCTGGGGCCCAGCGGTAAGCGGCTGCCCTTTCCGCACATTCCGGGGGCCAGCACCTACGACACCCTCAAACACATCACCACCCACCGTTACCCCTACACTTGGTTCCTGCTCAACCGCGCCATCATCAAACGCGAATTCGGGCTGTCAGGCAGCGAACAGAACCTGGACCTGACCAACCGCGACCTGAAGCTGCTGGCCGGGCGCGTCGGCAAGAACGTGTCGCCGGCGGTGCAGGCCTTTATGGACCAGGGGGCCGACTTCGTGGTGCGCGACAACCTGCGCGACCTTGTGTGCGGCATGAACGAGCTGACCAGCAACAACCTTGTGGACTACGAAACGGTGGAACGCGAGGTCAAAGACCGCGACCTGCAAGTGCAGAACGTGGCGGGCAAAGACGCCCAGCTCGCCATCGTGCGCGGGGCCAGGGCCATCCTGAGCGAGAAGCTGATTCGCGTGGCGAAACCCGCCCCCATCCTCGACCCGGCAGACGGCCCGCTGATCGCCGTGAGGCTGAGCGTTCTGACCCGCAAGTCGCTGGGTGGCCTGGAAACCGACCTTCAGGGGCGCGTCGTCGGCGCGGGCGGCCAGCCCATCCCCGGCCTGTACGCGGCGGGCGAAGTCGCGGGCTTCGGCGGCGGCGGCTACCACGGCTACCGGGCGCTCGAAGGCACCTTCCTGGGCGGCTGCCTCTTCGGCGGCCGGGTCGCGGGGCGGGCGATCGCGGCGGCGCTCTGA
- a CDS encoding helix-turn-helix domain-containing protein translates to MKALIPLDHLSEDELLRRQRGARTADERDRWFAIRTLTQQPHTSRILLTQQLGRARSWLTRVIKLYNEQGPEAIEDRRKGRAGQPPILNAAQRAALDERLQSPPEDGGEWTARKVAAWMEGQTGRRVDPTTARLYLHRLGYSRQKGQPVYPQAASREGPQGQQKKSGRWVKSSHSRTRTNESDPGARTKRGAARKTSSAKAG, encoded by the coding sequence ATGAAGGCGCTGATTCCCCTGGACCATCTGAGTGAAGACGAACTGCTGCGCCGTCAACGTGGTGCCCGCACCGCCGACGAGCGAGACCGCTGGTTCGCCATTCGGACGCTGACCCAGCAACCTCACACCTCACGCATCCTCCTGACCCAGCAACTTGGACGTGCCCGAAGTTGGCTGACACGTGTGATCAAGCTGTACAACGAGCAGGGTCCCGAAGCCATTGAGGACCGCCGCAAAGGGCGAGCCGGTCAGCCCCCGATCCTGAATGCCGCTCAGCGAGCAGCCCTCGATGAACGCCTCCAGTCCCCGCCAGAGGATGGCGGCGAGTGGACCGCCCGCAAGGTCGCCGCCTGGATGGAAGGGCAAACAGGGCGACGGGTCGACCCGACCACGGCGCGGCTGTATCTCCACCGGCTCGGGTATAGCCGCCAGAAGGGGCAGCCCGTTTACCCCCAGGCCGCCAGTCGGGAAGGGCCGCAGGGACAGCAGAAAAAGTCCGGGCGCTGGGTCAAGAGCAGCCACAGCCGGACCCGGACCAACGAGTCGGATCCTGGTGCCAGGACCAAGCGCGGCGCGGCACGAAAAACATCCTCGGCCAAGGCTGGCTGA
- a CDS encoding serine hydrolase: MNRLLLVPALLASLSAPALALTETQAQIQTQAQTQTQAQPAPLTPEQAVTRLLDGSEVQEGWFAPELLEQVPLATLRAQLGSLSGVFGPFQKVEMQDGQQVAVFARGRLAVRAKLDAQGRLTDLGLTPLGVPSAPSMTAEQQWLGRDVLTRLLTDDTVDPALLSADFLAAVPAEQLQASFAAFREQFGPFREVTASAQGWQLVYERGAVPVLALTLDAAGKISGLRVGAPTARFTSLAQAQAAFAALPGRVSLLVQEVGGPVQVSLNAGRPLAVGSAFKLAVLGEVQAQVQAGRLRWDEKLTLTDAARSLPSGALALAEAGGTYTVRDLADRMIAQSDNTATDLLLARVGRAGVEARLGQSAMPDTREAFALKNPANRELLTAYRAAGLNHDARRAVLAQARTAPLPTAQTFAAGPVAADVEWFASTARLCGLMRDVAAEPATTINPGVAEKNDFARVGYKGGSEPGVLNLTTQVTNRAGKSYCVSATWNDSRALDEAQFMGLYAGVLALLR; the protein is encoded by the coding sequence ATGAACCGTTTGCTGCTGGTGCCCGCGCTTCTCGCTTCCCTCTCCGCTCCGGCACTGGCCCTGACGGAGACACAGGCACAAATACAGACACAGGCACAAACACAGACACAGGCACAGCCGGCCCCGCTCACCCCCGAGCAGGCCGTGACCCGGCTGCTCGACGGCAGCGAAGTACAGGAAGGCTGGTTCGCCCCTGAACTGCTGGAGCAGGTGCCCCTTGCCACCTTGCGGGCGCAACTCGGCAGCCTGAGTGGGGTGTTCGGCCCCTTTCAAAAGGTGGAAATGCAGGACGGGCAGCAGGTCGCCGTGTTCGCACGCGGACGCCTGGCGGTGCGGGCCAAGCTCGACGCGCAGGGGCGACTGACGGACCTGGGGCTGACGCCCCTCGGCGTGCCGTCCGCGCCCAGCATGACCGCCGAGCAGCAGTGGCTCGGGCGCGACGTGCTGACCCGGTTGCTGACGGACGACACGGTCGACCCGGCTCTGCTGAGTGCCGACTTTCTGGCCGCCGTGCCCGCAGAGCAGCTTCAGGCTTCCTTCGCGGCATTCCGCGAGCAGTTCGGGCCGTTTCGTGAAGTGACCGCCAGCGCGCAGGGCTGGCAACTCGTCTACGAGCGCGGCGCGGTGCCGGTGCTGGCGCTGACGCTCGACGCGGCGGGCAAGATCAGCGGCCTACGGGTGGGGGCACCCACAGCGCGTTTCACGTCGCTGGCGCAGGCCCAGGCCGCCTTCGCCGCGCTGCCGGGCCGGGTGAGCCTGCTGGTGCAGGAGGTGGGCGGCCCGGTGCAGGTCAGCCTGAATGCCGGGCGGCCCCTCGCCGTCGGGTCGGCCTTCAAGCTGGCGGTGCTGGGCGAAGTGCAGGCGCAGGTGCAGGCCGGGCGGCTGCGCTGGGACGAGAAACTGACCCTCACCGACGCCGCCCGCAGCCTGCCGAGCGGCGCCCTGGCGCTGGCCGAGGCGGGGGGCACGTACACGGTGCGCGACCTCGCCGACCGGATGATCGCTCAGAGCGACAACACCGCCACCGACCTGCTGCTCGCCCGCGTGGGCCGCGCCGGGGTCGAGGCCCGACTCGGCCAGAGCGCCATGCCCGACACCCGCGAAGCGTTCGCGCTGAAAAACCCGGCCAACCGCGAGCTGCTGACCGCCTACCGCGCCGCCGGGCTAAACCACGACGCCCGCCGCGCCGTTCTTGCGCAGGCACGCACCGCGCCGCTGCCCACCGCCCAGACGTTCGCCGCCGGACCCGTTGCCGCCGACGTGGAGTGGTTCGCCAGCACTGCCCGACTGTGTGGGCTGATGCGTGACGTGGCCGCTGAACCCGCCACGACCATCAACCCCGGCGTGGCCGAAAAGAACGACTTTGCCCGCGTCGGCTACAAGGGCGGCAGCGAACCCGGCGTGCTGAACCTGACCACCCAGGTCACCAACCGTGCGGGCAAAAGCTACTGCGTGAGTGCCACCTGGAACGACTCCCGGGCGCTGGACGAGGCGCAGTTCATGGGCCTGTACGCTGGGGTGCTGGCGCTGCTGCGCTGA
- a CDS encoding FAD binding domain-containing protein, translating into MKPFDFQRANTVPEALDLLGPGGAFLAGGTNLVDHLRAGIREVSGLVDVSRLDLTDITETAGGGLRVGALVSNSDMAAHPLIRQRYPVLAEAILAGASGQIRNMATTGGNLLQRTRCVYFYDPATPCNKREPGSGCSAIHGFGKYNALFGASEHCVTVHPSDMCVALAVLDAVVVAQSREGERRIPFADFHRLPGDTPQLDTTLRPGELITAVELPAVPVAAHSTYRKARERASYAFALVSVAAALHLEGGVVREVRLACGGVAHKPWRAAVAEAELTGRPATAEHFRAAIEAELGSARSGPENAFKVPMLRNMVVSVLEELRDGGTPQRRAEQGGAA; encoded by the coding sequence ATGAAGCCTTTCGACTTTCAGCGGGCGAACACGGTGCCCGAGGCCCTCGACCTGCTCGGGCCGGGCGGGGCGTTCCTGGCGGGCGGCACCAACCTGGTGGACCACCTGCGGGCAGGCATCCGCGAGGTGTCGGGGCTGGTGGACGTGTCGCGCCTCGACCTCACCGACATCACCGAGACGGCGGGCGGCGGCCTGCGCGTCGGCGCCCTGGTCAGCAACAGCGACATGGCCGCGCATCCCCTCATCCGGCAGCGGTACCCGGTGCTCGCCGAAGCGATTCTGGCCGGGGCGTCGGGACAGATCCGCAACATGGCGACCACCGGCGGCAACCTGCTGCAACGCACCCGCTGCGTGTACTTCTACGACCCGGCCACCCCGTGCAACAAGCGTGAACCGGGGAGCGGCTGCTCGGCCATCCACGGCTTCGGCAAATACAACGCCCTGTTCGGCGCGTCCGAGCACTGCGTGACCGTCCACCCGTCGGACATGTGCGTGGCGCTGGCGGTGCTGGACGCCGTGGTGGTCGCGCAGAGCCGGGAGGGCGAGCGCCGCATTCCCTTCGCCGACTTTCACCGCCTGCCGGGCGACACCCCGCAGCTCGACACCACCCTGCGGCCCGGTGAACTGATTACGGCGGTGGAGCTGCCCGCCGTGCCCGTCGCCGCGCACTCCACCTACCGCAAGGCCCGCGAACGCGCCTCCTACGCCTTCGCGCTCGTGTCGGTGGCGGCGGCGCTGCACCTCGAAGGCGGCGTGGTCCGCGAGGTCCGGCTCGCCTGCGGCGGGGTGGCGCACAAGCCCTGGCGGGCGGCGGTGGCCGAAGCCGAGCTGACCGGACGCCCGGCCACCGCCGAGCACTTCCGCGCCGCCATCGAAGCCGAGCTGGGCAGTGCCCGGAGCGGCCCGGAAAACGCCTTCAAGGTGCCGATGCTGCGGAACATGGTGGTGTCGGTGCTGGAAGAACTGCGCGACGGCGGGACTCCGCAGCGCCGCGCCGAACAGGGAGGAGCCGCATGA
- a CDS encoding 2Fe-2S iron-sulfur cluster-binding protein, with product MTPTLSPALPVTLTINGERRTLTLDPRTSLLDALREHLGLTGTKKGCDHGQCGACTVLVNGERLNSCLSLAVMHSGDEVTTIEGLGTPEHLHPMQAAFVAHDGYQCGYCTCGQIMSAVSVLGEIGRGIPSHVTADLGHVEFSDAEVRERLSGNLCRCAAYVNIVAAVRDVYEQGQAQEQGGK from the coding sequence ATGACCCCCACCCTGTCCCCGGCGCTCCCCGTGACCCTGACCATCAACGGCGAGCGGCGCACCCTCACCCTCGACCCGCGCACCTCGCTGCTCGACGCGCTGCGTGAACACCTGGGCCTGACCGGCACGAAAAAAGGCTGCGACCACGGGCAATGCGGCGCCTGCACGGTGCTTGTGAACGGCGAACGCCTCAACAGTTGTCTGTCGCTGGCGGTGATGCACAGCGGCGACGAGGTGACGACCATCGAGGGCCTCGGCACCCCCGAACACCTCCATCCCATGCAGGCCGCTTTCGTCGCCCACGACGGCTACCAGTGCGGCTACTGCACCTGCGGGCAGATCATGTCGGCGGTGTCGGTCCTGGGGGAAATCGGGCGCGGCATTCCCAGCCACGTCACCGCCGACCTCGGCCACGTCGAGTTTTCCGACGCCGAGGTGCGCGAGCGCCTGAGCGGGAATCTCTGCCGCTGCGCCGCCTACGTGAACATCGTGGCGGCGGTGCGCGACGTGTACGAGCAGGGCCAGGCTCAAGAGCAGGGGGGAAAATGA